The genomic window TTCAGAAGTATGTTCAATTCCTCTTCCGTAAGGAACGCCCGGTTCGTTTTTGTTTGTTTAAAATGAATCTCCAGAAAAGGATCGTTCGTTATCCATTTGTTCACAAGCGCCATTTTTATTATCTTCTTGAAGTTTTTCAGATATTTTACCGTGGCATTCTGGGCACATGATTTTTCTGTTTTTATATAGTGCTCAAACCGGGCGATGAACTCATGGTTTATCTCTTTCAAAGGTATATCGTTAATCCTGTATTCCTTTTGCAGCAGTTCACCCAGATACTTCGCGGTCCGTTCATAGCGCAGGACAGTCCCGGCGACATAATCCTTGCCCATCAACTCCCTGTACTTTCGGTTATGTTCCCGGAAAACCTCCAGTAGCATCTTCGGAGAGTCCCCCTCCCCGTAATAACGTCTTTTTAAGACATCGGCCGTGATCGGCTTCCCGTCCTGCTCCAGTTCCCTGTGGATCTGTAAAACTTTCATACGGACCGTATCCAGATAATGGTTCAACTCCATAGATTTCCTTTCCTTACCTATGGCACATTCCTTTTGGGAATTCCACTTGGAAATGTCCACGCTTCTTTTAATCTGTATCTCGGCCCGTTGCCCGTTAACCGTTATACGCATACAAATGGGTGCCTCTCCGTTTTTTAGGAGTTTAGACTTCTTGATGAAGAAAAGAATCGTAAAGTAGTTTCTCTGCATAGCCATACTCAAAAAAATGATGTTACAAAATTAATTTTTACGAGTCGGTTTCGAACCACGCAAAATTCGGAAAATCAATGAAATATGATCTAATTCGGTGGACTTTTTCAGGTAGATGTCAAGTCCACCTATTTCACCTGTGATCATCACTGTTTTTTGCGGTGAAATGCAGTATTTGGGGAAAATAAAAATCCCTGATAATGTCTGATTATCAGGGATTTGCTTGATTTTTCTTTTGTTTTCAGTGATCCGCCTGGGGCTCGAACCCAGGACCCCAACATTAAAAGTGTTGTGCTCTACCAGCTGAGCTAGCGAATCATCCTGTGCGTTACTTTTGTAATGCGAGTGCAAAGATAGGGGGTTTTATTTTATTATACAAATTTCAAGAGGGGTAAATTTTAGTTTTTTCATGGGGAGCAAACGCAAGAAACAAGATATAAGCACTTTACATCACGTATTACATCATGCATAAACCGGTTACATATCTTCACGAGACGAAGACGAACCACAATCCTAAATCGTTAGGATCACACAACCTAAAGCCACATGATCGCACAGTCCTAACCACAACGCCGCACAACCTCTCCTACCCTTCATTTATGATAACGCTAAAACTCAACTTCCGAGGAATAGCATATCTACCGGCTTCTTGCACAAGAGAATTGAACCGAGTAATCTCCACACGCCAAACTTGGCAATCGGTAGATATCTGATACCTATGATCTTTGTTAATTTGTAAAATAAAAGATATTTACGTAGATTTGTACACCATTATTTTAAGTTAAGGAACCAATTAACACACAAAAAATTATATGGCAGACGATAAGAAGATTATTTTCTCGATGGTAGGCGTGAACAAGATCTTTCCGCCTCAAAAACAGGTTTTAAAGAATATATATCTGTCCTTTTTCTATGGGGCGAAGATCGGAATCATCGGATTGAATGGTTCCGGTAAATCTACGTTGCTGAAGATTATCGCCGGTATCGATAAGGATTATCAGGGAGAGGTGGTCTTCTCCCCCGGGTATTCCGTAGGGTATCTGGAGCAGGATCCTAAGTTGGAGCCGGG from Parabacteroides distasonis ATCC 8503 includes these protein-coding regions:
- a CDS encoding site-specific integrase, yielding MAMQRNYFTILFFIKKSKLLKNGEAPICMRITVNGQRAEIQIKRSVDISKWNSQKECAIGKERKSMELNHYLDTVRMKVLQIHRELEQDGKPITADVLKRRYYGEGDSPKMLLEVFREHNRKYRELMGKDYVAGTVLRYERTAKYLGELLQKEYRINDIPLKEINHEFIARFEHYIKTEKSCAQNATVKYLKNFKKIIKMALVNKWITNDPFLEIHFKQTKTNRAFLTEEELNILLKKEFTIPRLQTVRDIFVFCALTGLAFTDVQHLRYEHIIKDVNGEYWIRKAREKTDNMCDIPLLDIPRMILEKYKTHPECLKKGVVLPVPSNQRMNSYLKEIADICGINKPLSTHVRKHSKIYI